In the Diprion similis isolate iyDipSimi1 chromosome 2, iyDipSimi1.1, whole genome shotgun sequence genome, one interval contains:
- the LOC124416567 gene encoding transcription factor AP-1 — protein sequence MVRNSVQMEQTFYEESAIYAAANRGDSVMGQLKRSLTLDLNGQRATQAKRPRLGPLPPALNNAAPVLSSPDMNMLKLCSPELEKMIMAQQNGLVTTMPTPTTQMLFPKTVTEEQELYARGFVDALNELHHSDSSQEPGSIHGATYTNLEPPGSVQSTESLSQGLMMIKDEPQTVPSVSSSPPMSPIDMESQERIKLERKRQRNRVAASKCRRRKLERISRLEDKVKILKGENSELSAVVNRLKEHVCRLKEQVMDHVHSGCHIMPVSQF from the coding sequence ATGGTGCGTAACTCGGTGCAGATGGAGCAGACGTTTTACGAGGAGAGTGCGATATACGCGGCGGCTAATCGCGGGGACAGCGTAATGGGCCAGCTGAAGAGGAGCCTGACTCTGGACCTGAACGGGCAGCGCGCGACGCAGGCGAAAAGGCCGAGACTCGGGCCCCTGCCACCTGCGCTGAACAACGCAGCGCCGGTCCTGAGCTCGCCGGACATGAACATGTTGAAGCTGTGCTCGCCGGAGCTGGAGAAGATGATAATGGCGCAGCAGAACGGCCTCGTGACGACGATGCCGACGCCGACGACGCAGATGCTCTTCCCGAAGACGGTTACGGAGGAGCAGGAGCTGTACGCGAGGGGTTTCGTCGACGCCCTGAACGAGCTCCACCACTCGGACAGCTCGCAGGAGCCGGGCAGCATCCACGGGGCGACGTACACGAACCTCGAGCCACCGGGCAGCGTGCAGAGCACGGAATCGCTGAGTCAGGGTCTGATGATGATTAAGGACGAGCCACAGACGGTGCCCTCGGTGTCGAGCTCGCCGCCGATGTCACCGATCGACATGGAGAGCCAGGAGCGGATAAAGCTGGAGCGAAAGCGTCAACGGAATCGCGTGGCCGCCTCAAAGTGCCGCAGGCGCAAGCTCGAGCGGATATCGAGGCTCGAGGACAAGGTGAAGATACTCAAGGGCGAGAACAGCGAGCTCAGCGCGGTCGTAAACCGGCTCAAGGAGCACGTATGCCGCCTCAAGGAGCAGGTCATGGACCACGTGCACTCGGGCTGCCACATCATGCCCGTCAGCCAGTTCTGA